From the genome of Metarhizium brunneum chromosome 4, complete sequence, one region includes:
- the leu-6 gene encoding Leucine--tRNA ligase, cytoplasmic yields MATNSVPKAMEALSISKTKELKGTEKRDSLIAVEKKYQQKWQDDKIFEVDAPTTTEVPLHSIPAAELREKVPKFFGCMAYPYMNGTLHAGHTFSASKVEFAAGVARMQGKRALFPMGFHCTGMPIKACADKLINEIGKFGEDFSGYNEEEDDAADEKPAAAPVSHTKEDITKFTTNKSKTKAKTAKMKYQFQIMQAIGIPTKEIHQFADPQHWLKFFPPLAIQDLTSFGCRIDWRRSFITTDANPYYDAFVRWQMNRLKELNKIKFGKRYTIYSIKDGQPCMDHDRAEGEAVGPQEYTALKLKVLEWSPKAAEVVKGKVPDNAEIFLVPATLRPETMYGQTCCFVGPKITYGLFKAGENSYYVVTERAARNMAYQGILAQEGVVEKAGEIQGTDMVGTLVHAPLSCHKEGVRVLPMETVLPTKGTGVVTSVPSDSPDDFATVTELAKKADYYGIKKEWAELEIYPIIETPSYGDLCAPFLIKKLKIASPKDTKQLEEAKELSYKEGYYQGILKVGDFKGEKVETAKPKVRAQLIDAGDGFAYSEPERKVVSRSGDDCIVALMDQWYLDYGEEKWRETALKWVENADGKGLNTWTAETRHSFEGVLNWLNQWACARTYGLGSKLPWDPQFLVESLSDSTIYMAYYTVCHWLHKDLYGREKGVGNIAPEQLTDDVWDYLFCRRDLSEDILNSSKIPKATLESMRREFEYFYPLDVRSSGKDLIPNHLTFFLYIHLAIFPPEYWPRGIRANGHLMLNGEKMAKSTGNFMTLRDLVEKYGADASRIAIADAGDGVSDANFEEDVADNNILRLFNLREWCEEMVRDEADLRTGETNTFQDALFHNEMNGAAREAIDQYAQTNYKLALKAALYELTGARDFYREACAAGGIKMHKDLVFKYIELQALLMAVIAPHWSEYIWLEVLKKPSTIHDATFPSIPPVDATLSAKRDYVRNTASNINSAEGLQLKKKAKGKETSFDPKRPKKLTIYISDKFPAWQAKYIDLLKEMWDPATKSVNDKELNGKIAKMGEMKKAMPFAQTLKKRLQSGESPSVVLEQKLAFDEKETLAQMLPGLKKAAGLVECDVLVVEEGGKKGVNLVDGTGVDITAPTAENAVPGVPTFFFENVDA; encoded by the exons ATGGCTACAAATTCCGTGCCCAAGGCTATGGAGGCCTTGTCTATTTCTAAGACGAAAGAGTTGAAAGGG ACCGAAAAAAGAGACTCCTTGATTGCCGTCGAGAAAAAGTACCAACAGAAATGGCAAGATGACAAAATCTTCGAAGTCGACGCTCCTACAACCACCGAAGTGCCTCTGCACTCAATCCCCGCCGCTGAGCTACGAGAAAAGGTTCCCAAATTCTTTGGATGCATGGCATATCCCTACATGAACGGTACTCTGCATGCTGGCCACACATTCTCGGCCAGTAAAGTCGAGTTTGCCGCTGGTGTTGCGAGAATGCAGGGCAAGCGTGCTCTGTTCCCCATGGGCTTCCACTGCACCGGCATGCCTATCAAGGCGTGCGCTGATAAGCTGATTAATGAGATTGGAAAGTTTGGCGAGGACTTCTCTGGCTAcaacgaggaagaggatgatgctGCTGACGAGAAACCAGCCGCGGCACCCGTTAGCCACACCAAGGAGGATATCACCAAGTTCACTACCAACAAGAGCAAAACCAAGGCCAAAACCGCCAAGATGAAATACCAATTCCAAATTATGCAGGCGATTGGCATCCCCACAAAGGAGATTCATCAGTTTGCTGACCCTCAACACTGGCTCAAGTTCTTCCCTCCTCTGGCGATTCAAGACTTGACCAGCTTTGGTTGCAGAATTGACTGGCGCAGGTCTTTTATCACGACTGACGCGAATCCTTACTATGATGCCTTTGTCCGATGGCAAATGAACCGCCTGAAGGAGCTGAACAAGATCAAGTTTGGAAAGAGATATACCATCTACTCTATCAAGGATGGGCAGCCTTGCATGGATCACGACCGCGCCGAAGGAGAGGCGGTCGGTCCCCAGGAGTATACTGCCTTGAAGTTGAAGGTCTTGGAATGGTCACCCAAGGCTGCTGAGGTTGTCAAGGGCAAGGTTCCTGACAATGCTGAAATCTTCTTGGTTCCGGCAACTTTGAGACCCGAGACCATGTATGGCCAGACTTGCTGCTTTGTTGGGCCTAAGATCACGTACGGTCTGTTCAAAGCTGGTGAGAACTCATATTATGTTGTCACTGAAAGAGCTGCTCGCAATATGGCGTACCAAGGCATCTTGGCCCAGGAGGGAGTTGTTGAGAAAGCCGGCGAAATCCAGGGCACTGACATGGTCGGCACTTTGGTACATGCACCGCTGTCATGCCACAAGGAAGGCGTTCGTGTCCTGCCGATGGAGACTGTTTTGCCCACCAAGGGAACGGGCGTCGTCACCTCTGTGCCCTCGGACAGTCCTGATGACTTTGCCACCGTTAccgagttggccaagaaggccgacTACTACGGCATCAAGAAGGAATGGGCTGAGTTGGAGATCTACCCCATTATTGAAACCCCTTCATATGGTGACTTATGCGCGCCTTTCTTGATCAAGAAGTTGAAGATTGCTTCTCCCAAGGACACCAAGCAATtggaagaggccaaggagtTGTCTTACAAGGAGGGTTACTACCAGGGCATTTTGAAAGTCGGTGACTTCAAGGGCGAAAAGGTTGAGACTGCCAAACCCAAGGTTCGCGCCCAGCTGATTGATGCCGGCGACGGATTTGCCTACTCGGAGCCTGAGCGAAAGGTCGTTTCTCGATCTGGAGATGACTGTATTGTTGCTCTGATGGACCAGTGGTATTTGGATTACGGTGAGGAGAAATGGAGAGAGACTGCCCTGAAATGGGTTGAGAACGCCGATGGCAAGGGCTTGAACACTTGGACCGCCGAGACCAGGCACAGTTTCGAAGGTGTCTTAAACTGGTTGAACCAGTGGGCTTGCGCCCGTACCTACGGCTTGGGATCCAAGTTGCCCTGGGATCCCCAATTCCTGGTTGAGAGTTTAAGTGACTCCACCATCTACATGGCCTACTACACCGTGTGCCACTGGTTGCACAAGGACCTGTATGGGCGTGAGAAGGGTGTCGGAAATATTGCTCCTGAACAACTGACAGACGACGTCTGGGACTATCTCTTCTGTCGTCGCGACTTGAGCGAAGACATCTTGAACTCATCCAAGATTCCCAAGGCTACACTGGAGAGTATGCGCCGTGAATTCGAATACTTCTACCCGTTGGATGTGCGAAGCTCCGGCAAAGACTTGATTCCCAACCActtgaccttcttcttgtacaTTCACTTGGCCATATTCCCACCTGAATACTGGCCACGAGGTATCCGAGCCAATGGTCACTTAATGCTCAATGGAgagaaaatggccaagaGTACCGGTAACTTCATGACCCTGCGCGACTTGGTCGAAAAGTACGGCGCCGATGCCTCGCGTATTGCCATTGCTGACGCCGGTGACGGTGTATCTGATGCCAATTTCGAAGAAGATGTCGCCGACAACAACATTCTGCGCCTGTTCAACTTGCGTGAGTGGTGTGAAGAGATGGTCAGAGACGAAGCTGATCTGCGCACCGGCGAGACCAACACCTTCCAAGACGCCCTCTTCCACAACGAAATGAACGGCGCCGCGCGCGAGGCCATTGACCAATACGCCCAGACCAATTACAAGCTGGCCCTCAAGGCCGCTCTGTACGAATTGACAGGCGCCCGGGACTTCTACCGCGAggcctgcgccgccggcggcatcaagaTGCACAAGGACCTGGTGTTCAAGTACATCGAGCTGCAGGCCCTCCTGATGGCCGTCATCGCCCCCCACTGGTCTGAATACATCTGGTTGGAGGTGCTGAAGAAGCCCAGCACCATCCACGACGCTACCTTCCCCAGCATCCCTCCCGTCGACGCCACCTTGTCCGCCAAGCGAGACTACGTGCGCAACACGGCATCCAACATCAACTCGGCCGAGGGCCTGCAGctaaagaagaaggccaagggcaaggagacCTCTTTCGACCCCAAACGCCCCAAGAAGCTGACCATTTACATCTCGGACAAGTTCCCGGCCTGGCAGGCCAAGTACATCGACCTGCTGAAGGAAATGTGGGATCCAGCCACAAAGTCCGTCAACGACAAGGAGCTGAATGGAAAGATCGCCAAGATGGGCGAGATGAAAAAGGCGATGCCCTTTGCGCAGACCCTGAAGAAGCGCCTGCAGTCGGGCGAATCCCCCAGCGTGGTCTTGGAGCAAAAGCTTGCGTTTGATGAAAAGGAGACGCTGGCGCAGATGCTGCCTGGcttgaagaaggccgccgGCCTGGTGGAGTGTGACGTGTTGGTGGTCGAGGAAGGCGGCAAGAAGGGCGTGaacctcgtcgacggcacggGGGTTGATAtcacggcgccgacggcggaGAATGCTGTGCCTGGGGTGCCGACGTTCTTTTTTGAGAATGTTGATGCGTAG
- the aps3 gene encoding AP-3 complex subunit sigma, with the protein MINAFLVFNGQGQPRLTKFYTQLETSIQQRLISEIFTLVSNRPNGSCNFLPLPPLLAASGTSHSSSKEQNDVPSLVTYRNYATLYFIIISTSTESPLALIDLIQVYVEALDKLFENVCELDLIFNFETLHATLSEMIIGGVVIETNLDRIVSGVRAQGTVAKRPVNEGRSTGIGSGLGMGANFAWAGR; encoded by the exons ATGATTAATGCTTTTCTGGTCTTCAACGGCCAGGGACAGCCTCGTCTGACTAAATTCTATACACAGTTG GAGACGAGCATCCAGCAGCGACTGATATCCGAAATCTTTACCTTGGTTTCAAACCGGCCAAACGGCTCTTGCAACTTCCTGCCCCTGCCGCCTCTTCTGGCTGCGTCTGGCACCTCGCACTCCTCGTCCAAGGAGCAGAATGACGTGCCGTCCCTCGTCACATACCGCAACTACGCGACGCTctactttattataatatccACCTCTACCGAGTCGCCCCTCGCCTTGATTGATTTGATCCAGGTTTACGTCGAAGCTCTGGACAAGCTGTTTGAGAACGTGTGCGAACTCGacctcatcttcaacttCGAAACATTACATGCGACGCTGTCAGAAATGATCATAGGCGGCGTCGTGATAGAAACAAACTTGGACCGCATAGTCTCGGGGGTCAGAGCACAGGGTACCGTGGCCAAGCGGCCGGTGAACGAGGGGAGAAGCACGGGGATCGGTTCGGGTTTAGGCATGGGTGCTAATTTCGCCTGGGCTGGCCGATGA